One Hordeum vulgare subsp. vulgare chromosome 4H, MorexV3_pseudomolecules_assembly, whole genome shotgun sequence DNA window includes the following coding sequences:
- the LOC123449176 gene encoding 26S proteasome non-ATPase regulatory subunit 4 homolog isoform X2 encodes MVLESTMICIDNSEWMRNGDYSPSRFQAQADAVNLICGAKTQSNPENTVGVMTMAGKGVRVLVTPTSDLGKILACMHGLEVGAEANLAAAIQVAQLALKHRQNKRQQQRIIVFIGSPVKYDKKVLETIGKKLKKNNVALDVVDFGETDDEKPEKLEALIAAVNSSDSSHIVHVPPGDHALSDVLISTPIFTGEEGGSGFAASAAAAAATGATGYDFGVDPNVDPELALALRLSMEEERARQEAIAKKAAEDNKDQASSSTDAIMAEAELTLNAPADVDADLLKDDDDAQLLQQALAMSMDEGASGAAAVADAAMAEAAADDQDLALALQMSVQDAEASGQSDMSKVFEDRSFVTSILNSLPGVDPNDPSVKDLLASLHGQGEEKKDEADKTDKPEDGKN; translated from the exons ATGGTGCTCGAG TCGACGATGATCTGCATAGACAACTCGGAGTGGATGCGGAACGGCGACTACTCGCCGTCCCGCTTCCAGGCGCAGGCCGACGCCGTCAACCTCATCTGCGGCGCCAAGACCCAG TCGAACCCGGAGAATACGGTGGGCGTCATGACGATGGCCGGCAAGGGCGTGCGCGTGCTTGTCACCCCCACCAGCGACCTCGGCAAGATCCTCGCCTGTATGCACG GGCTGGAAGTTGGAGCTGAAGCAAACTTGGCTGCAGCTATTCAGGTTGCTCAGCTGGCTCTCAAGCATCGCCAGAATAAGAGGCAACAACAGAGAATTATTGTTTTCATTGGAAG CCCTGTGAAATACGACAAGAAAGTTTTGGAGACAATAGGGAAGAAGCTGAAGAAGAATAATGTTGCCCTTGACGTTGTTGATTTTGGTGAAACTGATGATGAAAAGCCTGAGAAACTGGAAGCGCTGATCGCTGCTGTGAACAGCAGTGATAGCAGCCACATTGTCCATGTCCCTCCGGGTGATCATGCCCTTTCTGATGTTCTTATAAG CACTCCTATCTTCACCGGTGAAGAAGGTGGAAGTGGCTTTGCTGCTtctgcagctgctgctgcagccacTGGAGCTACTGGGTATGATTTTGGCGTGGACCCAAATGTGGATCCAGAGTTGGCACTTGCCCTACGGTTGTCTATGGAGGAAGAGCGAGCTAGGCAAGAGGCTATCGCGAAAAAAGCTGCAGAAGACAACAAGGATCAGGCCTCAAGCTCTACTGATGCTATTATGGCTGAAGCGGAACTTACCTTAAATGCTCCTGCTGATGTTGACGCAGATCTACTGAAG gatgatgatgatgctcaGCTATTACAGCAAGCACTTGCTATGTCAATGGATGAGGGAGCTTCAGGAGCTGCAGCCGTGGCTGATGCTGCTATGGCAGAAGCTGCTGCAGATGACCAGGATTTGGCATTGG CTCTTCAAATGTCTGTTCAGGACGCAGAGGCGTCTGGTCAATCTGATATGAGCAAAGTGTTTGAAGACAGATCATTTGTGACATCCATCCTTAATTCG CTTCCTGGTGTTGACCCCAATGACCCATCTGTGAAAGATCTACTGGCATCTTTGCATGGCCAAGGAGAG gagaagaaagatgaggcgGACAAGACAGACAAGCCTGAAGATGGGAAGAACTAA
- the LOC123449176 gene encoding 26S proteasome non-ATPase regulatory subunit 4 homolog isoform X1 codes for MVLESTMICIDNSEWMRNGDYSPSRFQAQADAVNLICGAKTQSNPENTVGVMTMAGKGVRVLVTPTSDLGKILACMHGLEVGAEANLAAAIQVAQLALKHRQNKRQQQRIIVFIGSPVKYDKKVLETIGKKLKKNNVALDVVDFGETDDEKPEKLEALIAAVNSSDSSHIVHVPPGDHALSDVLISTPIFTGEEGGSGFAASAAAAAATGATGYDFGVDPNVDPELALALRLSMEEERARQEAIAKKAAEDNKDQASSSTDAIMAEAELTLNAPADVDADLLKDDDDAQLLQQALAMSMDEGASGAAAVADAAMAEAAADDQDLALALQMSVQDAEASGQSDMSKVFEDRSFVTSILNSLPGVDPNDPSVKDLLASLHGQGEQEKKDEADKTDKPEDGKN; via the exons ATGGTGCTCGAG TCGACGATGATCTGCATAGACAACTCGGAGTGGATGCGGAACGGCGACTACTCGCCGTCCCGCTTCCAGGCGCAGGCCGACGCCGTCAACCTCATCTGCGGCGCCAAGACCCAG TCGAACCCGGAGAATACGGTGGGCGTCATGACGATGGCCGGCAAGGGCGTGCGCGTGCTTGTCACCCCCACCAGCGACCTCGGCAAGATCCTCGCCTGTATGCACG GGCTGGAAGTTGGAGCTGAAGCAAACTTGGCTGCAGCTATTCAGGTTGCTCAGCTGGCTCTCAAGCATCGCCAGAATAAGAGGCAACAACAGAGAATTATTGTTTTCATTGGAAG CCCTGTGAAATACGACAAGAAAGTTTTGGAGACAATAGGGAAGAAGCTGAAGAAGAATAATGTTGCCCTTGACGTTGTTGATTTTGGTGAAACTGATGATGAAAAGCCTGAGAAACTGGAAGCGCTGATCGCTGCTGTGAACAGCAGTGATAGCAGCCACATTGTCCATGTCCCTCCGGGTGATCATGCCCTTTCTGATGTTCTTATAAG CACTCCTATCTTCACCGGTGAAGAAGGTGGAAGTGGCTTTGCTGCTtctgcagctgctgctgcagccacTGGAGCTACTGGGTATGATTTTGGCGTGGACCCAAATGTGGATCCAGAGTTGGCACTTGCCCTACGGTTGTCTATGGAGGAAGAGCGAGCTAGGCAAGAGGCTATCGCGAAAAAAGCTGCAGAAGACAACAAGGATCAGGCCTCAAGCTCTACTGATGCTATTATGGCTGAAGCGGAACTTACCTTAAATGCTCCTGCTGATGTTGACGCAGATCTACTGAAG gatgatgatgatgctcaGCTATTACAGCAAGCACTTGCTATGTCAATGGATGAGGGAGCTTCAGGAGCTGCAGCCGTGGCTGATGCTGCTATGGCAGAAGCTGCTGCAGATGACCAGGATTTGGCATTGG CTCTTCAAATGTCTGTTCAGGACGCAGAGGCGTCTGGTCAATCTGATATGAGCAAAGTGTTTGAAGACAGATCATTTGTGACATCCATCCTTAATTCG CTTCCTGGTGTTGACCCCAATGACCCATCTGTGAAAGATCTACTGGCATCTTTGCATGGCCAAGGAGAG caggagaagaaagatgaggcgGACAAGACAGACAAGCCTGAAGATGGGAAGAACTAA